GCATTTAAAAATTTTTAGAATGATAGACACGTTGATTTATAAAATTTAACTAAGAGCAGCTAGAAATATGTAATTTTCCGTTTTTTACTGGAAATTGAAAGAAAAAATTTGCAAAATAAAAGCATCCTTTCTATAATATGTTTTGCGACAACCTAAATAGAAAGGATGCTGATAAAATGAACAAAAGTTATTTAAAACAAATGCTTATCTACTTCTCTAAGATATACCATCTTGGAGAAAAAATCAATACCCTAAAAGATAAAAGAGCAAAATCTTCAGTAAAAATTTCAACAATTACCTTTGTAGTATTATTTGGATTTATGCTTCAAATAAGGAGTTTTAATAGGTTGGAACATTGGCTTAAAAAAGGTAAATTTAAAAAAGTATTACCTAAAAAGACTAAAATTCCTCGTATAGACACTATTAGGCGTGTTTTAAGTAATTTTGATTTAGATGGCTTAAATGAACTTAATAATAGTATAATCAAGACAAGTACAAAAAATAAGGTTTTTA
The nucleotide sequence above comes from Thermoanaerobacterium sp. PSU-2. Encoded proteins:
- a CDS encoding transposase family protein, giving the protein MNKSYLKQMLIYFSKIYHLGEKINTLKDKRAKSSVKISTITFVVLFGFMLQIRSFNRLEHWLKKGKFKKVLPKKTKIPRIDTIRRVLSNFDLDGLNELNNSIIKTSTKNKVFRKGTID